The following coding sequences lie in one Mucilaginibacter sp. KACC 22773 genomic window:
- a CDS encoding NUDIX hydrolase, which yields MQKYSGQKRILVATDCIIFGFDGWNIKLLLVQRGLEPEKHKWSLMGGFIQPSESPDDAANRVLELRTGLKNVYMEQFRVFGSPDRDPVERTLSIAYFALIDIHQYEKQLSDEYHPEWFLLDEMPDLIFDHAQMVRLALRQLRYKAALHPILFQLLPEKFTIPQLQALYEGVYQTKFDDRNFSRKLLSTGLLVKQPEKDKLSSKKGAFYYKLDQSHYEQNFESFLNLVPNPEKFF from the coding sequence ATGCAGAAGTATAGCGGCCAGAAGCGCATCTTAGTGGCTACCGATTGTATCATTTTTGGATTTGATGGCTGGAATATCAAATTATTGCTGGTTCAGCGTGGCCTTGAGCCCGAAAAACATAAATGGAGCCTGATGGGCGGCTTTATTCAACCTTCGGAATCGCCGGATGATGCTGCTAACCGCGTTTTGGAGTTGCGTACCGGGCTTAAAAATGTGTATATGGAACAGTTTCGCGTATTTGGCAGTCCTGACCGTGACCCGGTTGAACGCACGCTTTCGATAGCTTATTTTGCATTGATAGATATTCATCAATATGAAAAACAACTGAGTGATGAATATCATCCTGAATGGTTTTTACTGGATGAAATGCCCGACCTCATATTTGACCATGCCCAAATGGTTAGGTTGGCACTGAGACAGTTGCGCTATAAAGCTGCGCTGCACCCGATCCTGTTCCAGCTTTTGCCCGAAAAATTTACCATCCCGCAATTGCAGGCGCTATACGAGGGGGTTTATCAAACCAAATTCGACGACAGGAATTTTAGCCGTAAACTGTTATCAACCGGTTTGTTGGTTAAGCAACCCGAAAAGGATAAGTTGTCCTCAAAAAAAGGAGCATTTTATTATAAGCTCGACCAATCGCACTACGAACAAAACTTCGAGTCGTTTTTAAATCTTGTACCAAACCCCGAGAAGTTTTTTTAA
- a CDS encoding glycoside hydrolase family 97 protein → MAGNVSLSLPVLNYQRTICTANACGNLPTIPSFTNKPNYSVIRFMKKYLCCLILLSVATGRLFAQDKPIDLASPNGELKVTITTGDKIYYSVYGNGKELLTRSHLALNLNDVSLGENPKLLNSKRIHGEETIKPYVSLKFSTVKSIYNAVLLNFKGNYSVEFRAFDDGIAYRFIAQKKGDVTVMSEDFGINFPEDYALTLQQPGGFKTSYEDAYTHVSSASWKPADKMSTLPVLIDTKQNYKILISEADLSDYPGMFLTGTGSNGAEATFPKVPLEFGPDGDRSQKILKSADYIAKTSGTRNFPWRYFVIAKTDKQLLENTMTLRLSSKSVIGDATWIKPGQASWEWWNDATPYGPDVNFVSGYNLDTYKYYIDFASKYGVKYIVMDEGWAKSTTDPYTPNPKVDLKELIRYGKEKNVGVILWLTWLTVHNNMNLFKTFHEWGVKGVKIDFMDRSDQWMVKYYEDVVKEAAMNKVFVDFHGAFKPAGLEYKYPNLISYEGVRGLEQMGGCSPDNSTYLPFIRNAVGPMDFTPGAMINMQPNVYSAQRPNAAAIGTRVNQLAMYVVFESGVQMLCDNPSLYYRNADCTEFITSVPTTWDETRALIADAGQVAVVAKRKSEKWFIGGITNGKEKARELEINFDFLDKDKTYTITWFEDGINAGNQAMDYRRKTKQVKAGDKMTITMVRNGGFAAELK, encoded by the coding sequence GTGGCCGGTAATGTTTCGTTATCATTGCCTGTACTAAATTATCAGCGCACCATTTGCACAGCCAATGCTTGCGGCAATTTGCCAACAATACCATCATTCACCAATAAACCCAATTACAGCGTTATCCGTTTTATGAAAAAATATCTATGTTGCCTTATCTTGTTATCTGTCGCCACGGGCAGGCTGTTTGCCCAGGACAAACCTATTGATCTGGCCTCGCCAAATGGCGAGCTTAAGGTAACTATAACTACCGGCGATAAAATATATTACTCCGTATATGGCAACGGTAAAGAACTGCTAACGAGAAGCCACCTGGCGCTTAATCTTAATGATGTTAGCTTAGGCGAAAACCCCAAACTTCTGAACTCAAAGCGTATACATGGCGAAGAAACCATCAAACCATATGTTTCCCTGAAATTCTCGACCGTTAAAAGCATTTATAATGCCGTGCTATTAAACTTTAAAGGGAACTACTCGGTAGAATTCCGTGCTTTTGATGATGGGATAGCATACCGTTTTATAGCCCAAAAAAAGGGAGATGTAACGGTAATGAGCGAGGATTTTGGTATAAACTTTCCTGAAGATTACGCGTTAACCCTGCAGCAGCCAGGTGGCTTTAAAACCTCATACGAAGATGCTTATACACACGTTTCGTCGGCTTCATGGAAACCGGCCGACAAAATGTCGACCCTGCCGGTGTTGATAGATACCAAACAAAACTATAAAATACTGATCAGCGAAGCCGACCTTTCCGATTATCCGGGCATGTTTTTAACAGGCACAGGCAGCAACGGCGCCGAAGCTACGTTTCCAAAAGTTCCGCTGGAATTTGGCCCCGACGGCGACCGGAGCCAGAAGATCTTAAAATCGGCAGATTATATTGCCAAAACATCCGGCACCCGTAATTTTCCGTGGCGGTATTTTGTAATAGCTAAAACCGATAAGCAACTGTTAGAAAACACCATGACGTTGAGGTTATCGTCAAAAAGCGTTATTGGCGACGCCACGTGGATTAAACCCGGCCAGGCCAGCTGGGAATGGTGGAACGATGCTACCCCTTATGGGCCCGATGTAAACTTTGTGTCGGGGTATAACCTGGATACCTACAAATACTATATCGACTTTGCCTCCAAATACGGCGTTAAATATATTGTGATGGACGAGGGATGGGCCAAAAGCACAACCGACCCGTACACGCCCAATCCGAAGGTAGACCTGAAAGAGCTGATCCGTTATGGCAAGGAAAAAAATGTGGGCGTCATTTTATGGCTAACATGGCTTACCGTACATAATAATATGAATTTGTTTAAAACCTTCCACGAATGGGGCGTTAAAGGCGTTAAAATTGACTTTATGGACCGCAGCGACCAATGGATGGTAAAATACTATGAAGATGTGGTTAAAGAAGCGGCCATGAACAAGGTTTTTGTTGATTTTCATGGTGCCTTTAAACCTGCAGGGCTCGAATATAAATATCCGAACCTCATATCGTACGAGGGAGTTCGCGGCCTTGAACAAATGGGGGGGTGCTCGCCCGATAACAGCACTTATCTGCCATTTATACGTAACGCCGTAGGCCCGATGGATTTTACACCGGGGGCCATGATAAACATGCAGCCCAACGTTTACAGCGCGCAACGGCCCAATGCAGCTGCCATAGGCACCAGGGTTAACCAGTTGGCCATGTACGTGGTGTTTGAAAGCGGTGTACAAATGCTGTGCGATAACCCATCGCTTTACTACCGCAACGCCGATTGTACCGAATTTATAACCAGCGTGCCCACCACCTGGGACGAAACCCGGGCGCTAATTGCAGATGCCGGCCAGGTTGCAGTTGTAGCCAAACGCAAAAGCGAAAAATGGTTTATCGGTGGCATAACCAATGGCAAAGAAAAAGCCAGGGAGTTGGAAATCAATTTCGACTTTTTGGATAAAGACAAAACCTACACCATAACATGGTTTGAAGATGGCATAAACGCAGGCAACCAGGCTATGGATTACCGCCGTAAAACCAAACAGGTAAAAGCCGGCGATAAAATGACCATCACTATGGTACGTAATGGCGGTTTCGCGGCTGAGTTAAAATAA
- a CDS encoding tetratricopeptide repeat protein, producing the protein MADKIKSDFEVVTAESRKLAIAWQHGFINYDHFFVAMLQNKCKATKYFDHFDSDYWEAKIKALYPATGKQKQRDLMPLTVEAEFVINHAYQISGIDDFAPTNTIHLLLAILSYDNEVSKAFCQAGILIEDITGAEFKNPVKQFPSPVEAIREKPYSKAELFFLSKASKKKRVDALYRNALNFYFYGQFDDVLKICRIGLSLLPNYMHFKVLMAFASQKLRDFDLALSLMTELAELKPDDIDLRLSLSLLYGMMGRYGECGEMLDALLQVQPDNVSFLNNKGFNLQLQERYAESVPLFEQVIQADPSIAYVWNNLGFSKFRLGEKEQGVGMINKSLELDKGNPYAYKNRGIVLMEQGQKTEAKQNFILALKFGYTENYGDEVEKLLHSLSPEDPI; encoded by the coding sequence ATGGCAGATAAAATTAAAAGTGACTTTGAGGTAGTTACGGCCGAATCGCGCAAATTGGCTATAGCCTGGCAGCATGGCTTTATCAATTACGATCACTTTTTTGTGGCTATGTTGCAAAATAAATGTAAGGCTACAAAATATTTTGACCATTTTGATTCGGATTACTGGGAAGCAAAAATAAAAGCGTTGTATCCTGCAACAGGTAAGCAAAAACAGCGGGATTTGATGCCGTTAACTGTAGAGGCCGAGTTTGTTATAAATCATGCTTACCAAATATCGGGCATTGATGATTTTGCCCCAACCAATACCATACACTTGTTGCTGGCTATTTTAAGTTACGATAATGAGGTAAGCAAAGCTTTTTGCCAGGCGGGGATATTAATTGAAGATATTACGGGTGCTGAATTTAAAAATCCGGTAAAACAGTTTCCATCTCCCGTAGAGGCTATTCGGGAAAAACCATATAGCAAAGCAGAACTCTTTTTTTTGTCAAAAGCATCGAAAAAGAAGCGGGTTGACGCTTTGTATCGAAATGCCCTTAACTTTTATTTTTATGGACAATTCGATGATGTTTTAAAAATATGCCGGATAGGTTTAAGTCTTTTGCCCAATTATATGCACTTCAAGGTGTTAATGGCTTTCGCCAGCCAAAAGCTGCGTGATTTCGATTTAGCATTGTCGCTAATGACTGAATTGGCAGAGCTTAAGCCCGACGACATTGATTTACGCCTTTCATTGTCACTTCTGTATGGTATGATGGGAAGGTACGGGGAGTGCGGCGAGATGTTAGACGCTCTTTTGCAGGTACAACCGGATAACGTATCATTTTTAAATAACAAAGGCTTTAACCTGCAATTACAGGAGCGTTATGCTGAATCGGTGCCTTTATTTGAGCAGGTTATACAGGCAGATCCTTCAATTGCCTATGTCTGGAATAACTTGGGTTTCTCGAAGTTCAGGCTGGGAGAGAAGGAGCAAGGGGTGGGCATGATTAATAAATCGCTTGAGCTGGATAAGGGAAACCCGTACGCGTACAAGAACCGAGGTATTGTTTTGATGGAGCAAGGACAAAAAACTGAAGCAAAACAAAATTTTATACTTGCCCTGAAATTTGGCTACACCGAAAACTACGGTGACGAAGTGGAAAAATTGCTGCATAGCCTAAGCCCGGAGGATCCTATTTAA